Within the Enterobacter roggenkampii genome, the region TTCCTGAGAAGATTTCGGGCCAGTGAAGGTGGTTTCTTTACCCAGCCAGAGGAGTGAACCGGCATCGCGTTGATAGATACCGGTCAGCACTTTCATCATGGTGGATTTGCCGGCGCCGTTTTCGCCCACCAGCGCCATTACGCGCCCGGGGTAAACGTTCAGCGCCGCGCCGGAGAGGGCTTTTACGCCCGGGAACGACTTATCGATCCCTTTGAGTTGCAGTAATGCGTCCATGATGGCCTCAGAAGGTGACGCCAGCACAGAGAATGATATTCGCATACGGGGAACACTCCCCGCTGCGAATCACCGCCTGACTGTCTGCGGTTTGTTGTTTGAATTGTTCGTGCGTTGTGTAACGAATTTCGATGGTGTTTCCCTGGTGTTGTTGCAGCTGCTCAAGATGGCTGAGCAACGTTTCGTGGAGCTGCGGATTATGTTGTTTGATTTCCGCCGCGAGAATGGCCGCCTCAACCTGCATCTCCGCGGTCACCACGTCCAGTACTTGCATAAACGAAGGAACACCCTGCGTTAACGCCATATCAATACGGGTTGTGCTGCGCGGAACCGGTAAGCCTGCATCGCAAACCACCAGCGTATCGGTATGCCCAAGACGGGAAATAACCGACGAAATTTCTGAGTTGAGTACAGTGCCTTTCTTCATTTTCTTGCTCCACTAGCGAAACGTTTCGCTAAAAGAAGTGTAGCCTCAGAAATGTTCAGAAAACCACCATGACGTAACAGATTTGTGATCGACGTCGAAACGTTTCGCTAAGTGAAATATTGTGGGAGAAATTGCCCGGCGGCGCTTCGCTTGCGCGGGCCTACGGGTTTGGTAGGCCGGGTAAGCGCAGCGCCACCCGGCATTTTGGAAAGGACTTAAATCTCGACCTGCGTACCCAGCTCTATCACGCGGTTAGGCGGGATCTCAAACTGGTCAGGCGCGCGCAGGGCGTTACGCTGCAGGATCAGGTACAGCTTGCCGCGCAGGCGCAGGTACCACGGGCGCTTACCGATGATCAGCGACTCGTGGGACATAAAGAA harbors:
- the rbsD gene encoding D-ribose pyranase, with product MKKGTVLNSEISSVISRLGHTDTLVVCDAGLPVPRSTTRIDMALTQGVPSFMQVLDVVTAEMQVEAAILAAEIKQHNPQLHETLLSHLEQLQQHQGNTIEIRYTTHEQFKQQTADSQAVIRSGECSPYANIILCAGVTF